A stretch of the Alnus glutinosa chromosome 6, dhAlnGlut1.1, whole genome shotgun sequence genome encodes the following:
- the LOC133871030 gene encoding uncharacterized protein LOC133871030 gives MIVAETETIHPQDHSSIAMSNPNPPPTASRVSTKTIHKAVKALLKWRNSKSETEKPQLLEHEEYFYLILTLKKIPSQSRVNPHKILLPHALHPPNLSQELCLIVDDRPHSNLNKASAKSKIESDQIAISKVLKLSKLKSDYRPFEAKRKLCDSYDMFFTDKRIVPLLPGLLGKHFFKKKKIPVPVDLRHKNWKEQIEKAYSSALLFLKTGTCSVVKVARVSMEEEEIVENVVAVINGIAEIVPRKWVGVRSLHLKLLESLALPLYQAVPDVRLRIEGVKEEEEKGEGEKVGEDEGKKGKRVGKKRGRIHEVRYMDGIVGEVFNEDEMGTDEIEGGDVGEGEDRENGKMGSGELGSKKRKKGDKAEDRISGESKRVKKPGKLKNKDGLTYKRDGLLVAKGKMEDNIKKRKVGLPVEDGESGGKKEKKSGLLKLKNGETKVKAKKSKKAVE, from the coding sequence ATGATTGTGGCTGAAACCGAGACCATTCATCCCCAAGACCATTCATCCATCGCAATGTCCAACCCAAACCCACCTCCAACAGCCTCCAGGGTCAGCACCAAGACCATTCACAAAGCCGTGAAGGCACTCCTGAAGTGGAGAAACTCCAAGTCGGAGACCGAAAAGCCCCAGCTACTAGAACACGAGGAATACTTCTACCTCATACTCACCCTCAAGAAAATCCCTTCCCAGTCTCGTGTGAATCCACACAAGATCCTACTCCCGCACGCCCTCCACCCCCCCAACCTCTCCCAAGAGCTCTGCCTCATCGTTGACGATCGCCCCCACTCCAATCTCAACAAAGCCTCCGCCAAATCCAAGATCGAATCCGACCAAATAGCCATCTCCAAGGTCCTCAAGTTGTCCAAGCTCAAATCAGACTATCGCCCATTTGAGGCCAAGAGGAAGCTGTGTGATTCATACGACATGTTCTTCACAGACAAGCGGATTGTGCCGCTCTTACCTGGGTTGTTGGGGAAGCActtttttaagaagaagaagattccaGTGCCGGTGGACTTGAGGCACAAGAATTGGAAGGAGCAGATTGAGAAGGCCTACTCTTCAGCCCTGTTGTTCTTGAAGACAGGGACTTGTAGTGTGGTGAAGGTGGCGAGGGTGAgtatggaggaggaggagattgTGGAGAATGTGGTGGCTGTGATCAATGGGATTGCGGAGATTGTGCCCCGGAAGTGGGTGGGCGTGAGATCGTTGCATCTGAAGCTGCTGGAGTCATTGGCATTGCCACTGTACCAGGCGGTGCCGGATGTGAGGTTGAGGATTGAGGGAGtgaaggaggaggaagagaagggaGAGGGTGAAAAGGTTGGTGAGGATGAGGGGAAGAAGGGTAAGAGAGTGGGGAAGAAGAGAGGGAGGATTCATGAAGTGAGGTACATGGACGGGATTGTAGGTGAGGTGTTTAATGAAGATGAAATGGGCACCGATGAGATTGAAGGCGGGGATGTTGGTGAAGGTGAGGATCGTGAGAATGGTAAAATGGGTAGTGGTGAATTGGGGAGTAAGAAGAGGAAAAAGGGAGATAAGGCTGAAGACAGGATTTCTGGGGAGTCAAAACGCGTAAAGAAGCCGGGTAAGTTGAAGAATAAAGATGGTCTAACATATAAGAGAGATGGGTTGCTGGTTGCGAAGGGAAAGATGGAAGATAAtattaagaaaagaaaggtCGGGTTGCCTGTTGAAGATGGGGAATCTGGtggaaagaaggagaagaagagtgGGCTGTTGAAGTTGAAGAATGGAGAAACAAAGGTGAAGGCTAAGAAAAGCAAGAAAGCAgtggaataa